CATAAAGGTGCAGAGGACCATCGTGATCAGACGCGACTACCTGCATTACATCCGCAAGTACAACCGCTTTGAGAAGAGGCACAAGAACCTGTCTGTGCATTTGTCACCATGCTTTAGGTAACTAGTCTTAATTTACCTCAAATACTTACAATTCTGTCATTTATGACACATTTGTACTGATGGTTTGCTGCAAATGATGTTTTTCTCACGATGGTCTTCCTAGTTAAAACCTGACGATATCGCCTTATGGCAATGCTGATGCAGTCTCTCCAGTCCAATTTCATTGGTCACTGAGTAAACTTACAGTTGCTTAAAGGTTGGTTTTCTTCCACAGGgatgtcactgttggcgacattgTGACCGTCAGAGTGTCGACCGCTGAGCAAAACCGTGAGGTTCAATGTCCTCAAAGTGACCAAGGCTGCTGGAGCCAAGAAGCAGTTCCAGAAGTTTTAGCTACACCATGGAAACAAGGTGGCTTTCCAATAAATTAAACttgtttaaaatcattttgacgTCATGCTCGCTACAGCTCGCTTTTCGTCGGGGACAatgagggacagaagtagagtacagtctataataacaccagaaaaagatgttaGATTTGTTGCAAGtcgttttttaataaaaaagtaaTTACGTCTctagacactttaaaaaaattctAAGTACAttgtaagcagcaacaattgaaaatatggcataaCGATATAACATATATGGTAATATTcattaataatagatttttttttttttaagaatgtaTACTTTTTTTGCCTTTAACACAAATATGTAATGACGTCATGGTAACCACGACCCCATTACCACAGGTATCTTAGCAATATAGGGGAAACTCTGGACAGTGCCAATTGGAGAACAATTAAGTTTTTCAGCCAAGCATCTGAAATAAACAAatcaaatactgaataaatggtaGAAATAATACTTATAATTCTAATGACGATAATTATATTTATTCAAAACATTAATTTTCCTGGATAAGTTTGGTAGCAAAAAATGAATTTCATAACCAAAAATGGCGCCTACTGTTAATATTCAAGCCctagatgtaaatggagtattgttggcggttattaggatgtttttttaagagagagttatgggcagaatagtgtattcctattagctgcattgtattagctgcattgttagccatggTATGCTGTTTTTGCCAAATTTAGAAGGCATAAAAAAagtgttgtcttacataaggattgtaaatgatagccaaaattccccccaaaaagtgcaggttCCCTTTAATATTCATAACATATCGTATCAAATTTATTTCAGTTTGTTTTAGTGTTTTATTTCAAAAGTGACTTTCAACTATACATAAGTAAGTTAGGCCTCACCAAGGAAGTGTACAGGATGGGGAAACTCAAGGGCTCAAAACTTTTGCTTTTTGTCGCAGCGTCAGGTTCTCAAGGGTGTTGTCAGTGGAGCTTTACGTCCAACACCTTCCACTCTAGCATGTCCAGTGATCCTCCTCCTCCATATCCAGGAGGTCCCAGCGCCCCGCTCAAGGACAAAAATGGACAACCAGGTAAGAATTGAACTACTGTTGAGTACATTTTTTGACAACAGTGCTGActtctgtttttattttgagCTCCTGTGAGAACAGCACCCCTGCAAGGACAACCTCTACCCCCAGACTATGGACCACCCCCTTACGAGGGCCCGCACCCAGGGTTCCTCCCTCCACATGTTCCTGGAGAGGGGCCCATGCCCCCACCCACCCCAAGGTGAAGCAGAATGCCTAAGATCCATGCTATTTCTTCTTAAAGTGGGATTGTTTACTCAACAGCATATAGCATCAGACACATTTAGGCTGatgtaaataaaaattatgtacatattacagaattatttattaaaataaaaatgttatgtaaaatatttcaaaaatatatttaaacaaataatTGTAACTAACATATACTACAGTGTAATGAAAAATAGAAACTGATGAAGaagtctcagtggcctagtggttagagtgtccgccctgaactcggtaggttggagttcaaatcccagccgagtcacaccaaagactaaaaatgggacccattacctccctgattggcactcagcatcaagggttggaattgggggttaaatcaccaaaatgattcccgggcgcggcgccgctgctgcccactgctccccaaggggatgggtcaaatgcagaggacaaatttcaccacacctagtgtgtgtgtgacaatcattggtactttaacttaacttaatataaTGGCTGTATATGTTAAATGACAGGCAGCCAAAAAGGACTATTTGGAGTGGTGGTTGGGGGCTGCAACATTTTCTTGGactcctagagggcgctaacttcccGATTGTATTTTAGGCATTATTTTGCGCCCTCTTACAGCTTCTAGGATGTAATGACATAACTACGTTCATACGTAGCACACGCATTGTCTTTGGGTGTTAGCTAATGATGGCAATTTGCATAGTCAATGTTAGCTATCATTCAATGTATATTCTTTCAAAAcatcaacatgactgcaaattaattgctgcttctcttggactgcttttgtgtgtgtgcttgcgtaattgtgagcaagttgcaaacatccTCTTTATTTGGACGGCTTGCCTGTGATTAACTGGGGCACTGACTTTACTCATACAATCGTCTCTCACCACATCGTGCTTCAAATATTGTAGCTTCAACTGAGggtgtaacggtattgtagataccgTGGTATTGCGGTGTAAAAGTATTCACAATAATGCTGTGACAGTATCAAACAAACTTAGTGTAGTTTTTCTCTCATAAATCAACATATTTATGGTGTAGCAAACACATTAGCTCAGTTTCTTGTTGCAACATACCCTCAAGTGGGTGCTATAAACAACCATGGGTGTCATTTAATAAGAGGAGCAGTGGTTTACATGAGGAATGTTGTCGAGCTGCACACCCGCGTGTGACGCTAAAGTTAGCTACCGTGTTAGCTTAGCCTCCTGCTTTTGCACCTTCTTTTACTTTACTATTTTTGCTATTGCCAGCCTTTAACACACATGGTTTATCATTAACCATTATTGTATTTTATAATTTAACCATTTACTTCGTTGTTTTATTCAAATGTGGTAAAGCTATGCAATGTGGATTATAGTATTGTGCGGGTGCTAGTTAGCATTGGCTAccaaatgttttttcttaattaGTTTTTTATCTTTTGCAGACCGAGAGGGCTTATCAAAAACAGCCCACCATCTTCCAGAACAAAAAACGTGTTCTGGTAGCAGATGGTGGCAAGGAAAGAAAAGATCCCCCGTTACCACAAAAGTGTCGGGCTGGGTTTTAAAACCCCAAGAGAGGTACAGAATATTACTTTTGTTACTCCTATCGTCAAGCTGCAAATGATGTTTTCTCACGATGGTCTTCTAAACCTTTCAGGGTTCTGATGATAGTGCCTTTTTGGCTTTGCTGATGCAGCTGGAGACAGCTTTAattgagcttggatttattaaacGACTAACTATACTTGTTTTTCCCCCCTCAGGCTATAGATGGCACTTACATTGATAAGAAATGCCCTTTCACCGGGAATGTCTCAATCCGTGGCCGAATCCTTTCTGGTCAGTTAACATACAGAACTACAAACATCTGCTTTGTCTTAATGTATAATAAGTTCTCTTGTCACTGCCCTACAAATGATGTTTTATCTCACGATGGTCTTCCAAGCCTGCCAGGCTGTGAGGACAATGCCAGATGGCATAGCTGATGTTGTTGTGACAGTATTCATCAAGAGAATGTGTCATTTTAGCTTGCCGACTAACGTTCTTAATGCGTGGTGTGCAGGTGTGGTGACCAAAATGAAGATGCAGAGGACCATCGTGATCAGACGCGACTACCTGCATTACATCCGCAAGTACAACCGCTTTGAGAAGAGGCACAAGAACCTGTCTGTGCATTTGTCACCATGCTTTAGGTAACTAGTCTGAATTTACCACAAATACTTACAATTCTGTCATTGATGGTTTGCTGCAAATGATGTTTTTCTCACGATGGTCTTCCTAGTTAAAACCTGACGATATCGCCTTATGGCAATGCTGATGCAGTCTCTCCAGTCCAATTTCATTGGTCACTGAGTAAACTTACAGTTGCTTAAAGGTTGGTTTTCTTCCACAGGGACGTCACTGTCGGCGACATTGTGACCGTCAGAGTGTCGACCGCTGAGCAAAACCGTGAGGTTCAATGTCCTCAAAGTGACCAAGGCTGCTGGAGCCAAGAAGCAGTTCCAGAAGTTTTAGCTACACCATGGAAACAAGGTGGCTTTCCAATAAATGAAACccgtttaaaatcattttgacgTCATGCTTGCTGCAGCTCGCTTTTCGTCggggacatcgagggacagaagtagagtacagtctataataaccAGAAAAAGACGCTATATTTGTTGCCAGTcgtttttattaaaaaagtaattaagtCTCTAGACACTTAAAACAAAATTCAAAGTACATTGtatgcagcaacaattgaaaatatggcataactatatataaaaatatatggtaatcattaataataaaataatttagcctttttaaagggGCACTGACTTAACTCATCCAATCGTCTCTCGCCACATCGTGCTTCAAATATTGTAGCTTCAACTCAGggtgtaacggtattgtagataccgTGGTATTGCGGTTTAAAAGTATTCACAATGCTGTGACAGTATCAAACAAACTTAGTGTAGTTTTTCTTTCCAGGTccaaaaataaactacatctcccagaatcctctgcgcatGGTGGGGGTCGTGGAATGCCATTAGCAGATTTTGAAGTGTGTTcatagtacagtggttcttaaccttgttggaggtaccgaaccccaccagtttcatatgtgcattcaccgaaccctttagtgaaaaataaaatgttttttcaagtcaagaaaaagttgttgtttttactggtgcacaaaattaactgCATGaatatcaccttgttcaaagaacaaaaccaacaccgtgcatgaactcacaacaaattaccatgaattgattaacatggaccccgaccgaaggcctactgaaatgaaattgttttatttaaacggggatagcagatccattctgtgtgtcatacttgatcatttcgcgatattgcctgaTTGAAATGCTTCGAACAGATCGTTGGATGTGAGGTGAGTTTTGAGTTGAGTGGCGACGGCACGTTCCAGTATTTTGGACAGGAAGGCAAGGTTGGAGATGGGCCGGAAGTTGCTCATTGTGTCAGGGTTGAGTCCAGATTTTTTTAGGGTGGGGGTGACAGCGGCCAGTTTCAGCGTGTCAGGGACTAAGCCAGAGCTGAAGGAGTTGATGATGGGTGGGAGACAGTTTTTAACCAGAGTGGATGGGATGGGGTCCAGAGCACAGGTGGAGCTTTTCATGCCCACCATGAGTTTGGATAGCTGTGTTGGGGAAACAGGAGAGAAAGAAGTGGTGCAGGTGGGGAGGAGGAGGTAATCAGGTTGTAAATGGTGTCTATTTTGTTTTGGAAGAATGATAGAAAGGTGTTGCATTTGGTAGTGTTGAAGGTGTTGGAGATGTCGGTAGGTTTGAAGAGTTTATTTATTGTGAAGAAGAGAGCTTTGGGGTTGGAAGAGCCAGAGTGTATGAGGTCTGAGTAGTAGGTGGATCGAGCAGAGTTGAGGGCATCTGTGTATTGGTGGAGGTGATCAGGTGGACAGTTAAACCGGTTTTCTTGTAGAGTCTTTCCAGTTGGCGTTTGCGGGATTTCATTAAATGCAGTTCAGGGGTGTACCAGGGTACTGAGTGTGTGAAGGGGATGGTTTTGGTCTTGATGGGAGCTAACTGGTCAAGACAGGAGGAGAGTGTGTGATTGTAGAAGTTCACCAGGCCAGAGGGGTTGTCAGGTAGCGGGGGAGTGGAGGCCCATATCATGGTGGTGAGGGAGGCTGAGAAAGCAGAGGGGGAGATGGATTTGATATTCTGGAAGGATATTTAGCGTGAGTTTTTGGGAGGGGGGACGGGGATGTTGATGTCCATAATTATAGCCAGGTGGTCTGAGATGTTGATAAGACTGGAGAGGTGATTTATTGTGAGGCCAGAGGAGCAGACGAGATCTAGGGTATGACCACGGGTGTGAGTGGGGAAGTTGACGTGTTGTGTGAAGTTGAGACAGTGTAGTGATCCAGGAACTCAGAAGCGGATTTATTATTTGTGTCGTTGACATGAAAATTGAAATCACTCAGGAGGAGAACAGATGGGGAGATGGCACAAAGCTGGGTCAGAAAATGTGAAAAATCGGAGAGAAAGGAGGGGTTTGGCTTGGGGGGGCGATAAATGACAGCGTATATGCTAACCACCGACATGCACACACAGCTCCCCCTGCTGGTAGTTACAGGCTTTTTCCCACCCCTCTTGGTTTGTGTATATACATTCTGTCTTCAACCTGATCGCTGTGAAACTTGTCACTTTATTTGAACTTATCTGTGAAGCAAGCCGGCTGGGGTTGATCTTTTTTAATTGTGTCTTTATGTAAAGTATTTTATTCTTGGTTTTCCATCTTCAAATTGAAAACTGAGCATTTGTGTCCTTCCTTATGTCTCTTTTTAACAACTATCTCAAATGTGAACATCTTGCtcattttttacttttatatttaattttagtGTTCCAAACTTGATTCAGTATGCACACAATTATATAACAGCCATTTTCTCGTTTATGCACTTTGTTCCGTCATGTACTTTTAATAAGGCAAACATTTGCACTTTAAGGACATTTTTCCCTCTGATACATCATAAAAGCCCGTCTGCCATCACAGTGAAACCTTTTTGTGTTAATATCGTTGCACTTAATCTGGATATGTGCAAAGCGAAGGTTCCAAAATGTCTCTGTACCAGTTTAGGCAGATTTTGGCACTCATTGTAGATTTTATCCTAACTGCAGGCTGAATGTTTGTCACCGCCGCAGTAATTAAGAATGTTGGGGAACAAGTTACATTGATATCAAGGTCATTAGTCCCCCATGACTCCTACATTGCTTTCAAGCATGACATAAGTCTACTGTTAACATAATTACTAAAATAGGCTGTTACATATAGTACTTATTGGCATTAAAACAATGATTTAACAGCATGCCCCATTGTGTAGCTCACGTAAACGCTGAGCCTAAATAACGGCATAGCTCTGTGACTTGTGTGTTTGAGTTGCTAAGCTGTACAACAAGACAAATCTACTTCTTCAGAAGGTGTTCCATTAGTAGTGTATGCCCTTGTGCTGGTGGGGAAACATGCAGGTCTGTGTTGCTCTCTAAATGTCCGCCAGATGTACGTCAAGGTTTGTTTTGACCGTTGTATACAGCTACTATTTTATCAATAAAAGTCTGAACATCACTTTTTGCTgacactttattgtcattgtgtgttTAAAGAATAGACACAGTGTGGATCACACAAGTACATTTAACATAAGATGGATGGCTGTGTTTAGATGTAAAAAAAGACATGTTAATCTCTCCATCTGTGTCCACATTGGGCATTGCAGCATTTGTAGAAAGTGGTCATGGGCTCGTCTGCAGATCGTGTCTGAATCTGCATGAAATACGCCCGAGGATGGTCACATGTCGGACAGGTTTCTGTAAAAAGGTTATAAAATGTTATCTTTTTGGACAATATGAACACTTGTTCAATACCTCCGGTCTACTGTGTTTGACAGCACATCTTGAAATGACTCCATAGTGTTGTCATGGCAACGTACCGGGAGTAGAATCCACGTTCTCCCAAGCAGCAGCTCCACCCAGGACATCATCCACCTCCTTCAGCTTGGGATACTTCCTGGTGTTTACCTGCAGTTCATACAAGTCCTGGTCATGTCACAATATATAATAGGTAAGTGCGTGTATGACCTACCTTTCTGGTGACATTGTGTATATAGGGACACGTGTTACACGCAAACCTCAGGCACTTCTGTCCTTCTTCCACGATCAAAACGTTCCCGCAGGTTGGACAAAAAAGAAGCATGTTAGCAAAGACTCACCTTTAGTTGATATAAGTGTAATACCACGCCGAAAAGGTTCGGTCGATCCTGTAACCAAACCACGCATAGTTCAAACCGGAAGTTAGCCGCTGAGTGATGTGTTACTCTTTTTACAACTCGAGTGGAAACTAGGAGTCACAACTTATCATTACGCCGTTTGGTTGGCATTTAAATATATACTTAAAAATATAATGTACGCACTCACAAACATGTGCAGAATATGTTCTAAACAAACCACATCTACCATAttgtaatgatatatatatatatatatatatatatatatatatatatatatatatatatatatatatatatatatatatatatatattatatgattaTTACAGCTACTATTATTGTTATGATTCACATttacacttagacttccttttattgtcattcaaatttgaactttacagtacagataagaacaaaatgttgcattagctggttgtagtgcaggataaaagagcaataaggtgcagatataaataaatagattagtgtacagataaatatattgcacttttgcatatgcatccacgtttatggatgtatgttatattgtctttatattacagccacttaatccatttttgggggggaattgaggggattattatgatgcgttcaagagttttatggcctgagggaagaagctgctacggaggctgcggaacctttttgtagagtccagcagtgaaaacagttcttggtgggggtgggaggagtctctgcacatTTTCTAAATGCTGGTCAGGCAGCTGCTTTCtgggatctcctggataggaggaagagaagtcctgatgatcttttctgccgtcctcaccactctccgcATTTCTTTAGACTTCTCAAATTTAAGGTTTGTTGAATTGGtaaattttcaaatgttttatttattaaaatgttcTAAACATCAAAGCTGTCCTATTCAAtctgtcgcacttttattattatttttatttttatttagcaaatttttactttttattcgaccccttttaccgtattgcttttgctctatcttgttcagctcattcattgtttgtttgttttttgtttttgttttgttttctgctttatgcttttttaacctgtaaagcactttggttcagaTTAAaagttgtaaacgtgctatataaataaagttgacttgacttgacttcacTTTTCACAAAGTACTCAAATAAGTTTATGGACAAAGACTACATCTGGATTATCATCTTATGTTTAACAAACTGATTTTTTTGATACATCAAAAAATGTATAACTTTAGTGTTTACTTAATTTCTGTTTTATgcattgaattgattgattgagacttttattagtaggttgcacagtgaagtacatattccgtacaattgaccactaaatggtaacacccgaataagtttttcaacttgtttatgtcggggtccacttaaattgattcatgatacagatatatactatcatatatactatcatcataatacagtcatcacacaagataatcacattgaattatttacattatttacaatcaggagtgtggaggggggggggggtatggacatcaagtagtggacatagagagagagagagagagagagagagagagagagagagagagagagagatcagaaggcataagaaaaagaatctgcatttgattgtttacatttgattattagcaatccggggagggtgttagtttagggttgtagctgcctggaggtgaacttttatagcggttttgaaggaagatagagatgccctttcttttatacctgttgggagcgcattccacattgatgtggcatagaaagagaatgagttaagacctttgttagttcggaatctgggtttaacgtggttagtggagcaccccctggtgttgtgttgAAGCATCCTGTTCTGGAATCATTTTAAGCTGGAAGTCTATATGATAATAAAgccatatttgttttatttaatacaAACACTTTTATAAAAAGCAACTCTTTCGTACGTCATTTCCGGTTGCTCGCTTACTTCCGTCGATTGTGCGCATGTCACAACCTCTTTACAACTGGGCAGGCTAAGATGGCGGACGCACAAGTAGGTTCTAGAAAATGGCCTAAGCTTTTAAATCAACATTTTTATGGTTTAGTAAACACATTAGCTCACTTTCTTGTTGGAACATATCCTCAAGTGGGTGCTATAAACAACCACGGGTGTCATTTAATAAGAGGAGCAGTGGTTTACATGAGGAATGTTGTCGAGCTGCACACCCGCGTGTGACGCTAAAGTTAGCTACCGTGCTAGCTTAGCCTCCTGCTTTTGCACCTTCTTTTACTTTACTATTTTTGCTATTGCCAGCCTATAACACGCATGGTTTATCATTAACCATTATCGTATTTTATAATTTAACCATTTACTTCGTTGTTTTATTCAAATGTGGTAAAGCTATGCAATGTGGATTATAGTATTGTGCGGGTGCTAGTTAGCATTGGCTAccaaatgttttttcttaattaGTTTTTTATCTTTTGCAGACCGAGAGGGCTTATCAAAAACAGCCCACCATCTTCCAGAACAAAAAACGTGTTCTGGTAGCAGATGGTGGCAAAGAAAGCAAAGAAAAGATCCCCCGTTACCACAAAAGTGTCGGGCTGGGTTTTAAAACCCCAAGAGAGGTATAGAATATTACTTTTGTTACTCCTATCGTCAAGCTGCAAATGATGTTTTCTCACGATGGTCTTCTAAACCTTTCAGGGTTCTGATGATAGTGCCTTTTTGGCTTTGCTGATGCAGCTGGAGACAGCTTTAattgagcttggatttattaaacTACTAACTATActtgttttttcccccctcaggCTATAGATGGCACTTACATTGATAAGAAATGCCCTTTCACCGGGAATGTCTCAATCCGTGGCCGAATCCTTTCTGGTCAGTTAACATACAGAACTACAAACATCTGCTTTGTCTTAATGTATAATAAGTTCTCTTGTCACTGCCCTACAAATGATGTTTTATCTCACGATGGTCTTCCAAGCCTGCCAGGCTGTGAGGACAATGCCAGATGGCATAGCTGATGTTGTTGTGACAGTATTCATCAAGAGAATGTGTCATTTTAGCTTGCCGACTAACATTTTTAATGCGTGGTGTGCAGGTGTGGTGACCAAAATGAAGATGCAGAGGACCATCGTGATCAGACGCGACTACCTGCATTACATCCGCAAGTACAACCGCTTTGAGAAGAGGCACAAGAACCTGTCTGTGCATCTGTCACCATGCTTTAGGTAACTAGTCTTAATTTACCTCAAATACTTACAATTCTGTCATTTATGACACATTTGTGCTGATGGTTTGCTGCAAATGATGTTTTTCTCACGATGGTCTTCCTAGTTAAAACCTGACGATATCGCCTTATGGCAATGCTGATGCAGTCTCTCCAGTCCAATTTCATTGGTCACTGAGTAAACTTACAGTTGCTTAAAGGTTGGTTTTCTTCTGCAGGGAcgtcactgttggcgacattgTGACCGTCGGAGAGTGTCGACCGCTGAGCAAAACCGTGAGGTTCAATGTCCTCAAAGTGACCAAAGCTGCTGGAGCCAAGAAGCAGTTCCAGAAGTTTTAGGTACACCATGGAAACAAGGTGGCTTTCCAATAAATGAAACTTGTTTAAAATAATGTTCTGGTCATTTTTTCTACTTCCCCTTCTCTCTAGCATGTTTAAAGCTCATCACATCAAAGCTACTTTATAATGCTCATATTAAGTCTAGTTTTTAAATATTATAGATCAATCTAAATTCACCTGAATCCACATTTGCTCCAAATGAACcaaaaaataatttgttttgtttGCGATGGTGCTACATGAAACATTGCTCGCAAAAACTTACAACCAAAATGGAAATAAAACAAGATGATTAAAAATAAGATAGGATCTGTatgagtcctgaaaatgtgaaatattaccaacAAGGCATGGTGAAGATATCCATGGAACAATCTTTCCTTCCTACATTTTTCTTAGGTGTGACgtcagtggatatctccatatatgatatagtttacccaaagagctttgcgctgttaagctctttttttttttttgcctctggtgtgactggctcatacatgcacaagctctctgctgttgccatttctaatacaaagtagcgtatagttgaaACTTAACTGTCAGACTCCACTTGAAAGCTCAGCTGTACAACACTGCTAACGGAGAGAGTGCTGTCAAAGTGGAAGCACGTGAATAAGACCTGAAGAGacttgtcagaaagcggcttgaagatgatgtgtaaaacaacCTTGACCTCAGAACAACCATTTAATGTTATGaaggccacaaggaagtgttttaaatgtatattaaaaaGTATGTTATGTTATGCAGAATGTACTAGAATAGTGTCAAATGTACTGAAATCCTGGTCGTCCAACAGGTAGCTCTTTAAATGATGTACATTatttctgtatttgtatatgAAGTGATGCAAAGTGCAGGTGGAAAAGTCCATTCCGAGGTCCTTGGCATCTAGATAGAACAATAG
This genomic interval from Entelurus aequoreus isolate RoL-2023_Sb linkage group LG06, RoL_Eaeq_v1.1, whole genome shotgun sequence contains the following:
- the LOC133651734 gene encoding LOW QUALITY PROTEIN: small ribosomal subunit protein uS17-like (The sequence of the model RefSeq protein was modified relative to this genomic sequence to represent the inferred CDS: inserted 2 bases in 1 codon): MVARKEKIPRYHKSVGLGFKTPREAIDGTYIDKKCPFTGNVSIRGRILSGVVTKMKMQRTIVIRRDYLHYIRKYNRFEKRHKNLSVHLSPCFRDVTVGDIVTVXECRPLSKTVRFNVLKVTKAAGAKKQFQKF
- the polr3k gene encoding DNA-directed RNA polymerase III subunit RPC10, whose translation is MLLFCPTCGNVLIVEEGQKCLRFACNTCPYIHNVTRKVNTRKYPKLKEVDDVLGGAAAWENVDSTPETCPTCDHPRAYFMQIQTRSADEPMTTFYKCCNAQCGHRWRD
- the LOC133651729 gene encoding small ribosomal subunit protein uS17-like, whose translation is MADAQTERAYQKQPTIFQNKKRVLVADGGKESKEKIPRYHKSVGLGFKTPREAIDGTYIDKKCPFTGNVSIRGRILSGVVTKMKMQRTIVIRRDYLHYIRKYNRFEKRHKNLSVHLSPCFRDVTVGDIVTVGECRPLSKTVRFNVLKVTKAAGAKKQFQKF